The Erigeron canadensis isolate Cc75 chromosome 1, C_canadensis_v1, whole genome shotgun sequence genome segment CTACTAGAGCCCTTCACAGGGCTCCGCCTTCTCCACCGTGCCAACTCTGACTTTTTCATCCTTGGTGCCACCGGAAATGTCTATACCATCACACTCTCCGCCACCCCATCATGCACTTGCTCTGATGATCCGAACGGCGCCCCATGCAAACACATCATCTTTCTTTACATCCATGTTCTTTCTGTTCCAATCAACGACCCTTGTCTACGTCGCAGCACACTTCGCCCGTGTCAACTCACACGTCTCTTGTCCACCCCAGTCTCATGCAAAACACTCGCGAGTGCACCGATTAGGAAACGTTTTCTTGAACTATATCGTCTTCGGAATAACAGGAACGAGAAA includes the following:
- the LOC122594864 gene encoding mitogen-activated protein kinase kinase kinase 1; translation: MSSPALLEPFTGLRLLHRANSDFFILGATGNVYTITLSATPSCTCSDDPNGAPCKHIIFLYIHVLSVPINDPCLRRSTLRPCQLTRLLSTPVSCKTLASAPIRKRFLELYRLRNNRNEKGIKVSVNVEDGSMCPVCLDELGVDGGRRLVACATCKNPIHEECLMAWKKKRSRTTCVICRARWKEIGEQGKYINLSTYVSQEENCGVQ